In the genome of Chryseobacterium oryzae, one region contains:
- a CDS encoding NUDIX hydrolase, whose translation MKQDYSHYPRHLVAVDCIIFGFDGENLKILLVQRNFEPKMGEWSLMGGFINDNETSDQAANRVLNTLTGLENIYLEQLNTYTEIHREPTARIMSISYYALINIEKDIQINEKYSAKWYNLKEHPELIFDHNEMVKDAVLRLRRRASTRPIGFELLTDKFTMKDLQNLYEAIFDESYDKRNFTSKINALDILIKTEEKDMTSSKKGSFLYRFDEKKYQKKLAEGFMFKI comes from the coding sequence ATGAAACAAGACTATTCTCATTATCCACGTCATTTGGTCGCTGTAGACTGCATTATTTTCGGTTTCGATGGCGAGAATCTGAAAATTCTTTTGGTACAAAGAAATTTTGAGCCAAAAATGGGAGAATGGTCGCTGATGGGAGGTTTTATCAATGATAACGAAACGTCTGACCAAGCTGCCAACCGTGTTCTTAATACACTAACCGGTTTAGAAAACATCTATCTGGAACAGCTTAATACTTATACAGAAATCCACCGAGAACCAACTGCCAGAATTATGTCGATTTCGTATTACGCATTGATTAATATCGAAAAAGACATTCAAATCAATGAGAAATATAGTGCCAAATGGTATAATCTAAAAGAGCATCCAGAGCTGATTTTCGATCATAATGAAATGGTAAAAGATGCCGTTTTGAGACTCCGCCGAAGAGCTTCTACCCGACCCATCGGTTTTGAGCTATTGACGGATAAATTCACGATGAAAGATTTGCAAAATCTGTACGAAGCTATTTTTGATGAAAGCTATGACAAGCGAAATTTCACAAGCAAAATCAATGCGCTGGATATTCTCATAAAAACAGAAGAAAAAGATATGACCTCCTCCAAAAAAGGCTCTTTCTTATATCGTTTCGACGAGAAAAAATATCAGAAAAAGCTGGCAGAAGGTTTTATGTTTAAGATATAG
- a CDS encoding endonuclease/exonuclease/phosphatase family protein: MKIATWNIERLKKKKNLEAVIENIQKIDADILILTEFDSLVELPFYPFNVETKQLPKEPYNYAESERRVAVFSKFPIKNTYETYDAFTACCVEIETDLANVIVYGTIVGITGYSDKNFKSDLQKQINDIDKFSQLGNFCYAGDLNTSFADNYYFTHFAREKFIECFKDNHLQNITHHLKNNIDHIVISQSLMNRFEIETSEWNTDLQYSDHKGVCINLSIKSIS, from the coding sequence ATGAAAATTGCCACTTGGAATATCGAACGGCTTAAAAAGAAAAAGAATCTTGAGGCAGTTATAGAAAATATTCAAAAAATAGATGCAGATATTTTAATTCTCACAGAATTTGATAGCCTTGTGGAATTGCCATTCTATCCATTTAATGTGGAAACAAAACAGCTACCAAAAGAGCCTTATAATTATGCGGAAAGTGAAAGAAGAGTGGCTGTATTTTCTAAATTTCCGATTAAAAATACGTATGAAACTTACGATGCTTTTACTGCTTGCTGCGTAGAAATTGAAACTGATTTAGCAAATGTTATAGTCTACGGAACTATTGTAGGAATTACGGGATATTCTGACAAAAATTTTAAATCTGACCTTCAGAAACAAATTAATGATATCGACAAATTTTCACAGTTGGGTAATTTTTGTTATGCCGGCGATTTAAACACTTCTTTTGCAGATAATTATTATTTTACACATTTTGCCCGGGAAAAATTTATAGAATGTTTTAAAGATAATCACCTGCAAAATATAACGCATCATCTCAAAAATAATATCGACCATATAGTTATCAGTCAATCGCTAATGAACCGATTTGAGATTGAAACTTCGGAGTGGAATACTGACCTGCAATACTCTGACCATAAAGGAGTTTGCATTAATTTAAGTATAAAGTCTATATCTTAA
- a CDS encoding sodium:solute symporter family transporter gives MGNLATIDIIIFLVYFLVVASYGIWIYNKKKSASTGSKDYFLAEGSLTWWAIGASLIASNISAEQFIGMSGEGFFVGVAVAAYEWIAALALIIIAVWFIPIYLKNKIYTMPQFLETRYNKSVSLIMAVFWLFLYVIVNLTSILYLGALAIDTLLGGGHLHIIMIGLLLMALLIGLGGMKVIGYTDVIQVAVLIIGGFATVYMALQIVDQRINGVAVGNAFAGFQTLMNEAPGHFKLMLEKPTVTTTTLAMPENLDVQKYVVLPGLAMYFAGQWIVNLNYWGCNQYITQRALGADLKTARTGILFAGFLKLFMPIIVMLPGIAAYVLYTKGHLPGFNGVKDGAYSAILGFLPTGLKGLAVAALTAAIVASLAGKVNSISTIFTLDIYKKYLKSDASEIQMVRTGRWAIILAMLIALAFTWTDALGIGGEGGFTFIQKYTGFISPGVFAMFLLGMFWKRTTGTAALVGVILGFVLAIFFNSFAVDIFGKETWLYTAFTYEKLENGVVHTITEIPFLINMGWSFFFTVLVMVLISLSGPKLNPKAFAIDATMFKVDNRTMVLIVITLLLLTAIYVRFW, from the coding sequence ATGGGAAATCTTGCGACTATTGATATCATTATATTTCTTGTTTACTTTTTGGTAGTAGCCAGTTACGGAATCTGGATTTATAATAAGAAAAAATCTGCTTCTACAGGCAGTAAAGATTATTTTTTGGCAGAAGGTTCGCTTACCTGGTGGGCAATCGGAGCCAGTTTGATAGCCTCTAACATCTCTGCCGAGCAGTTTATCGGGATGAGTGGCGAAGGCTTTTTCGTAGGTGTGGCGGTGGCTGCTTACGAGTGGATTGCGGCTTTGGCATTAATTATTATTGCGGTTTGGTTTATCCCGATTTATCTCAAAAATAAGATTTACACAATGCCACAGTTTCTGGAGACCCGTTACAACAAATCGGTTTCGTTGATTATGGCGGTGTTTTGGCTGTTTTTGTATGTCATTGTTAATTTAACATCCATTCTGTATCTCGGTGCTTTGGCGATTGATACCTTGTTAGGCGGTGGTCATTTGCATATCATTATGATTGGATTATTGTTGATGGCTTTGTTAATCGGTTTAGGCGGGATGAAAGTAATTGGTTATACTGATGTCATTCAGGTTGCTGTTTTGATTATTGGTGGTTTTGCAACGGTTTATATGGCCTTACAGATTGTCGATCAGAGAATCAATGGTGTGGCTGTAGGAAATGCTTTTGCAGGTTTTCAGACTTTGATGAACGAGGCGCCGGGACATTTCAAGCTAATGTTGGAAAAACCAACCGTAACCACAACAACTTTGGCGATGCCAGAAAATCTTGATGTTCAAAAATATGTTGTTCTACCAGGCTTGGCGATGTATTTTGCCGGACAATGGATAGTGAATCTAAACTATTGGGGTTGCAACCAATACATTACGCAAAGAGCTTTAGGTGCTGATTTAAAAACGGCCAGAACCGGGATTTTATTCGCGGGATTCTTAAAATTGTTTATGCCGATTATCGTAATGCTTCCGGGGATTGCCGCTTATGTTTTATATACCAAAGGACATTTACCAGGTTTTAATGGCGTAAAAGACGGTGCTTATTCTGCAATTTTAGGATTCTTACCAACAGGGCTAAAAGGTCTTGCTGTAGCAGCTTTAACCGCAGCAATTGTAGCCTCTTTGGCAGGGAAAGTCAACAGTATCTCAACAATTTTTACGCTAGATATTTACAAAAAATATTTGAAATCCGATGCTTCAGAAATCCAAATGGTGAGAACAGGACGCTGGGCAATTATCTTGGCGATGCTTATAGCATTAGCTTTTACGTGGACAGATGCCCTTGGGATTGGTGGCGAAGGTGGGTTTACATTTATCCAAAAATACACAGGATTTATCAGCCCGGGCGTTTTTGCCATGTTCCTTTTAGGAATGTTTTGGAAGAGAACAACCGGAACTGCGGCTTTGGTTGGTGTGATTTTGGGCTTTGTACTGGCAATTTTCTTCAATAGTTTTGCTGTTGACATTTTTGGGAAAGAAACTTGGCTTTACACCGCTTTTACCTACGAAAAGCTAGAAAATGGCGTGGTACATACCATTACAGAAATTCCGTTTTTGATTAATATGGGATGGTCTTTCTTCTTCACCGTTTTGGTAATGGTATTGATTAGTCTTTCTGGGCCAAAACTCAATCCAAAAGCATTTGCGATAGACGCTACAATGTTCAAAGTTGATAACAGAACAATGGTGCTAATTGTGATCACTTTACTTTTACTGACAGCGATTTATGTCAGATTTTGGTAA
- a CDS encoding aldose epimerase family protein — translation MKKININLLILFAVLCIFGCNKKETNQKTQSEQMENIQVSDYGVTAKGDSIKKYTLTNKNGMKLEVINFGGIITSLTAPDKNGKYEDVVLGYTKPEDYFNGNPYYFGALIGRYGNRIANAKFTLEGKSYDIDKNDGPNSLHGGKEGFHTKIWNIEPVKDAKFPTLKLTYTSADGEEGYPGKLTTTVFYTLTDDNALEISYEAETDKPTVVNLTQHSYFNLSGNFSKPILDHELQINADKFLPVNETLIPTGEQKLVKGGAFDFTTSKAIGKDINADDDQLKKGKGYDHNWILSGSGLRIIAKVYHPESGRVMEVLTDQPGVQFYSGNFLDGKYDTKTGGKNEQRTGFCLETQHFPDSPNQASFPSTELKPGQKYQTKTIYKFSVKK, via the coding sequence ATGAAAAAAATAAATATCAACCTGCTAATTCTTTTTGCGGTTTTATGTATTTTCGGCTGCAATAAAAAAGAAACTAATCAAAAAACTCAATCAGAACAGATGGAAAACATACAAGTTTCCGATTATGGAGTAACTGCAAAAGGTGATTCCATCAAAAAATATACTTTGACGAATAAAAATGGGATGAAGCTAGAAGTCATCAACTTTGGTGGCATTATCACTTCTCTTACAGCTCCTGATAAAAACGGAAAATATGAAGATGTGGTGTTAGGATATACCAAACCGGAAGATTATTTCAACGGAAATCCTTATTATTTTGGAGCTTTAATCGGCCGTTACGGAAACCGAATTGCGAATGCGAAATTTACTTTAGAAGGTAAATCTTACGATATCGACAAAAATGATGGCCCTAACAGTTTGCATGGTGGCAAAGAAGGCTTTCATACCAAAATTTGGAACATAGAACCCGTTAAAGATGCCAAATTCCCGACTTTGAAGCTGACTTATACCAGTGCTGATGGCGAAGAAGGTTATCCGGGGAAATTAACCACAACGGTTTTCTATACTTTGACGGATGATAATGCTTTAGAAATATCTTACGAAGCAGAAACGGATAAGCCAACGGTGGTTAATCTGACACAACATTCTTATTTCAATCTGTCGGGTAATTTTTCCAAGCCAATTCTTGACCACGAATTACAAATCAATGCCGATAAATTTTTGCCGGTAAACGAGACTTTGATTCCAACAGGCGAACAAAAATTGGTGAAAGGCGGTGCGTTTGATTTTACAACTTCTAAAGCTATTGGGAAAGACATCAATGCGGATGACGACCAGCTGAAAAAAGGCAAAGGCTACGACCATAACTGGATTCTGAGCGGAAGCGGATTGAGAATCATCGCCAAAGTTTATCATCCAGAATCGGGTAGAGTGATGGAAGTTCTCACAGACCAGCCAGGTGTGCAATTTTATTCCGGGAATTTCTTAGACGGAAAATACGATACCAAAACCGGTGGTAAAAACGAACAGAGAACTGGCTTTTGCTTAGAAACTCAGCATTTTCCGGATTCTCCAAATCAAGCTTCTTTCCCTTCTACAGAGCTGAAGCCCGGGCAAAAATATCAGACCAAAACGATTTATAAATTCTCTGTAAAAAAATAA